The DNA segment GCTGGATGCCTGCAGCCACACGCCTCCCTCCCCCGACGTCCCCACCCCTCCCGGTACCCCTTCCTCGCCCCCGGCCACCGGTGACGTGGAGGTGTCCYTCACCCTCAACGGCCAGCCCCGGACGGTGAAGGTGGACACGCGCACCAGCCTGTTGGACGCGCTGCGTGAGCGCCTGGACCTGACCGGCACCAAGAAGGGCTGTGACCACGGCCAGTGCGGYGCGTGCACGGTGCTGGTGAACGGCCGGCGCGAGCTGAGCTGTCTGTCKCTCGCCGTCATGAACCAGGGCGCCGAGGTGCGCACCGTGGAGGGCCTGGCCGAGGGTGACAAGTTGCACCCCATGCAGGAGGCCTTCATCGCGTGCGACGCGCTCCAGTGTGGCTACTGCACGCCGGGACAGATCATGAGCGCCGTGGGCCTCATGTCCGAGCCCTGTGGGCCCTCGGACGACGACGTGCGCGAGGCGATGAGCGGCAACATCTGCCGCTGCAGCGCCTACCCCAACATCATCGCCGCCATCCAGCAGGTGCGGCAGCCCTCCAAACAATAGCCTCCAGGTCTCGCSCATGAATCCCTTTCAATATGAGCAGGCGCAGGAGCTGARCTCCGGCGCGGAGCGGGTGCGCCGTACCCCCGAGGCCACCTTCCTCGCGGGCGGAACGACCCTGCTGGACTTGATGAAGTTGGGCGTGGAGAAGCCCGCCGTCCTCGTGGACGTGCGCAAGCTGCCGCTCGCCCAGGTGGAGGARCTGCCCGATGGAGGCCTGCGGCTGGGCGCGCTCGCRCGCAACAGCGACGTGGCCTTCCATCCGCTCGTCAAGGAGCGCTACCCCATGCTGTCCCAGGCCCTGCTCGCGGGCGCCTCGGCGCAGCTRCGCAACATGGCCACGGTGGGCGGCAACRTCCTGCAGCGCACCCGCTGTTCGTACTTCCGCGACACSTCCACCCGCTGCAACAAGCGCGAGCCCGGCACGGGCTGCTCGGCGCTCGAGGGCATCAACCGCGGCCATGCCGTGCTGGGTGTCAGCGAGGCCTGCATCGCCACCCACCCCTCGGACATGTGCGTGGCGCTCGCGGCCCTGGGCGCCACCGTGCGCGTGAAGGGCGCGAAGGGCGAGCGCTCCATCCCCTTCGCCGACTTCCACCTSCTGCCCGGCACCACGCCCCAGCGCGAGACGGTGCTCGAGCACGGCGACCTGGTGCTCTCGGTGGACGTGCCCGCGCTGCCCGCCGCGAAGCAGTCGCTCTACATCAAGGTGCGTGACCGTGCCTCGTACGCCTTCGCCCTGGCCTCGGTGGCCGCGGCGTTGGAGGTGAAGAACGGCCGCATCGAGCAGGCCCGGCTGGCGCTCGGTGGCGTGGGTACCAAGCCCTGGCGCGTGCCCGCCGCCGAGGCGAAGCTCGTCGGTCAGGCGCCCTCTCCCGAGGTGTTCCAGGCGGCGGCCGCGGCGGCCGTCGAGGGCGCCCAGCCGCGCGAGCACAACGGTTTCAAGGTCGAACTGGCGCGGCGGCTCGTCGTGCGTGCCCTGACGGTGTTGGGAGGTCGCTCATGAACGGCAAGCTGATTGGCAACCCCGTGGACCGGGTGGACGGCAGGCTCAAGGTCACCGGCAAGGCCACCTACACCGCGGAGAACCATCCGGAAGGCATGGTCTACGCCGCCATCGTGCAGAGCACGGTGCCGCGCGGCAGCGTGCTGCGCATGCAGACGGACGAGGCGGAGAAGGCCCCGGGCGTGCTCAAGGTGCTCACCCCCCGCAACATGCCCAAGCCCGCGGGGCTGGCGCAGTACAGCGCCATCCCCATGCTGCCCAAGCTCCCCGTCATGCAGGACAGCGAGGTGTTCTACAACGGCCAGCCCATCGGGCTGGTGGTGGCCGACACGTTCGAGCGCGCCGTGCACGCGGCCTCGCTCGTGCGCACCACCTACGTGGACAAGCCCGCCATCCTCGACCTGGAGAAGGCACGGGCCAACGCGCAGCCCGCCCCGGGTATCTTCGGCGGTCCCCCACCCGGGCACACGCGCGGCGACGTGGAGGCCGGGCTCAAGACCGGCCCCGTGCGCGTGGAGGCCACCTACGTCACCCCCGCCGAGACGCACCACCCGATGGAGCCCCACGCCACCGTCGCGGTGTGGAACGACCCCGAGCACCTCACCCTGTACGACACCACCCAGGGTGTGCACTTCTCGCGGCAGTTCCTCGCCCTGCTGCTGGCCATGCCCCAGGAGAACATCCGCGTGCTGTCGCCCTTCTTGGGCGGAGGCTTCGGGTGCAAGGGGCTGCCCTGGGGGCACGTCGTGATGAGCGTCCTCGCGGCGAAGGAGGTGGGCCGTCCGGTGAAGGTGGTGCTCACGCGCCAGCAGATGTCCATGATGGTGGGCTACCGGCCCACGACGGTGCAGAAGGTGGAGCTGGCGGCCAGCCCCAAGGGCCAGCTCACCGCCCTGCGGCACACGGGCTTCTCGGAGCTGTCCGAGCAGGACTCCTTCGCCGAGACGTTCACCGCCGTGAGCAACATGCTCTACGCGTGCCCCAACGTGACCACCTCCCAGCAGGTGGTGCGGCTGAGCACGTCCACGCCCACCTTCATGCGCGCCCCGGGCGAGGCCCCCGGCACCTTCGCGCTGGAGAGCGCCCTGGACGAGCTGGCGCACCAGCTCAAGATGGATCCACTGGAGCTGCGCCGCATCAACCACGCGGACAAGGATCCGGAGCACGGCCGCCCCTGGTCCAGCAAGTCCCTGCTGGAGTGCTACCGCGTGGGCGCCGAGCGCTTCGGCTGGAAGAAGCGGCCCCTCGCGCCGCGCTCCCTGCGCGAGGGCGACAAGCTCATCGGCTGGGGCATGGCCACCGCCACCTTCCCCGCCATGCGCGGCCAGGCCGCCGCCCTGGCGCGCGTGCTGCCGGACGGCACCGCGGTGGTGCAGTGCGGCGGCGCGGACCTGGGCACCGGCGCCTACACCGTGTTCACCCAGGTGGCCGCCGACGCGCTCGGCATGTCCCACCAGAAGGTGCGCATGGAGATGGGCGACAGCCTGCTGCCGCTCGGCCCCCTCGCGGGCGGCTCCATGAGCACCGCCACCGCCTCGCCCGCCATCCAGGGCGCCGCCGCCTCGGTGCGTGAGCAGCTCGTGAAGCTCGCCGTGGCGGACAAGGCCTCGCCCCTGCACGGCCTCGCGGAGAAGGACGTCCTCACCGAGGA comes from the Cystobacter ferrugineus genome and includes:
- a CDS encoding (2Fe-2S)-binding protein: MTDPKNTSPDAPAIPETPTSESTEGATRREFIATATVTVGGALLLDACSHTPPSPDVPTPPGTPSSPPATGDVEVSXTLNGQPRTVKVDTRTSLLDALRERLDLTGTKKGCDHGQCGACTVLVNGRRELSCLSLAVMNQGAEVRTVEGLAEGDKLHPMQEAFIACDALQCGYCTPGQIMSAVGLMSEPCGPSDDDVREAMSGNICRCSAYPNIIAAIQQVRQPSKQ
- a CDS encoding xanthine dehydrogenase family protein molybdopterin-binding subunit yields the protein MNGKLIGNPVDRVDGRLKVTGKATYTAENHPEGMVYAAIVQSTVPRGSVLRMQTDEAEKAPGVLKVLTPRNMPKPAGLAQYSAIPMLPKLPVMQDSEVFYNGQPIGLVVADTFERAVHAASLVRTTYVDKPAILDLEKARANAQPAPGIFGGPPPGHTRGDVEAGLKTGPVRVEATYVTPAETHHPMEPHATVAVWNDPEHLTLYDTTQGVHFSRQFLALLLAMPQENIRVLSPFLGGGFGCKGLPWGHVVMSVLAAKEVGRPVKVVLTRQQMSMMVGYRPTTVQKVELAASPKGQLTALRHTGFSELSEQDSFAETFTAVSNMLYACPNVTTSQQVVRLSTSTPTFMRAPGEAPGTFALESALDELAHQLKMDPLELRRINHADKDPEHGRPWSSKSLLECYRVGAERFGWKKRPLAPRSLREGDKLIGWGMATATFPAMRGQAAALARVLPDGTAVVQCGGADLGTGAYTVFTQVAADALGMSHQKVRMEMGDSLLPLGPLAGGSMSTATASPAIQGAAASVREQLVKLAVADKASPLHGLAEKDVLTEDGRLFSRKDKSRGETYAQLLTRQQLPHVEGKGESAPKEEEKKYSGHAFGAHFVEVRVDEALGTARVSRIVSTMAAGRILNAKTARSQISGGIIFGLGMALTEETLRDPRNGRVMTADLADYHVPVQADVPNIDVQFIEEEDKFVNPLGIKGIGEIATTGIAAAVANAVFHATGKRIRELPITLDKLM
- a CDS encoding FAD binding domain-containing protein encodes the protein MNPFQYEQAQELXSGAERVRRTPEATFLAGGTTLLDLMKLGVEKPAVLVDVRKLPLAQVEELPDGGLRLGALARNSDVAFHPLVKERYPMLSQALLAGASAQLRNMATVGGNXLQRTRCSYFRDTSTRCNKREPGTGCSALEGINRGHAVLGVSEACIATHPSDMCVALAALGATVRVKGAKGERSIPFADFHLLPGTTPQRETVLEHGDLVLSVDVPALPAAKQSLYIKVRDRASYAFALASVAAALEVKNGRIEQARLALGGVGTKPWRVPAAEAKLVGQAPSPEVFQAAAAAAVEGAQPREHNGFKVELARRLVVRALTVLGGRS